A portion of the Punica granatum isolate Tunisia-2019 chromosome 7, ASM765513v2, whole genome shotgun sequence genome contains these proteins:
- the LOC116213491 gene encoding UBP1-associated protein 2C has product MDPSKKRRIEDNGVSVLPELSDPLPSLTPEEGRKMIDNLSKEQLLDILQSAVMRHPDVLAAVRAVADADTAQRKLFIRGLGWETTTEGLRSLFSAYGEIEEAVVIIDKGTGKSKGYGFVTFKHVDGAILALREPSKKIDGRVTVTQLAAAGNSASHANAADVANRKIYVANVPADMPSDKLLSHFSLYGEIEEGPLGFDKLTGKSRGFALFVYKTAEGAQAALVDPVKMIDGKQLSCKMAIDGKKKSGGNAPGGPTGGSVDGHSDGMAGPNSMPGSMGQYGPGGMGPYSGFPGGLHGQPPLGHMNSSSLGGPGLGGQPPSSLGGGGYGPYSGYGPGSTGYGNLGGGGLGGSGGMGGVGGGGGGSMYRPSGGYPEGGHYNLPSSGGYPGQHHQPTGTSPAPRGMYPNVPPYY; this is encoded by the coding sequence ATGGATCCCTCCAAGAAGCGAAGAATCGAAGATAACGGCGTCTCCGTCCTCCCTGAACTGTCGGATCCTTTGCCTTCCCTTACTCCAGAGGAAGGTCGTAAGATGATCGACAATCTGTCGAAGGAGCAGCTCCTCGACATCCTCCAGAGCGCCGTGATGCGCCACCCCGACGTCCTCGCAGCTGTAAGAGCGGTCGCCGACGCCGACACCGCCCAGAGGAAGCTCTTTATCCGCGGCCTCGGGTGGGAGACCACCACTGAAGGCCTCCGCTCGCTCTTCTCCGCCTATGGGGAGATCGAGGAGGCTGTTGTGATCATCGACAAGGGCACTGGGAAGAGTAAGGGCTACGGCTTTGTCACCTTCAAGCATGTCGATGGAGCTATTCTTGCTCTGCGAGAGCCCAGCAAGAAAATTGATGGCCGCGTCACGGTCACGCAGCTGGCCGCTGCTGGGAACTCGGCCTCGCATGCAAACGCTGCTGATGTGGCCAACAGGAAGATCTACGTTGCTAATGTGCCGGCAGACATGCCCTCCGACAAGCTGTTGTCCCATTTTTCCTTGTATGGTGAGATTGAGGAGGGGCCCCTAGGGTTTGATAAGCTGACTGGGAAGTCGAGGGGTTTCGCGCTGTTTGTGTACAAGACTGCCGAGGGAGCCCAGGCGGCTCTGGTGGACCCTGTGAAGATGATCGATGGCAAGCAGTTGAGCTGTAAGATGGCAATTGATGGAAAGAAGAAATCGGGTGGGAATGCACCCGGTGGCCCCACAGGTGGATCTGTCGATGGGCACTCAGATGGGATGGCTGGTCCAAATTCGATGCCTGGGTCTATGGGTCAGTATGGTCCTGGTGGAATGGGGCCTTACAGTGGGTTTCCAGGCGGACTTCATGGTCAGCCACCATTAGGTCATATGAATTCGTCATCGCTAGGTGGACCTGGGTTGGGAGGGCAGCCCCCCTCCTCTCTAGGTGGAGGTGGCTATGGCCCATACAGTGGCTACGGGCCTGGTTCCACAGGCTATGGCAACTTGGGAGGTGGCGGTCTTGGTGGGTCTGGGGGCATGGGCGGTGTTGGTGGTGGTGGCGGCGGCTCCATGTATCGGCCATCCGGTGGGTATCCAGAGGGTGGCCACTACAACTTGCCTTCTTCAGGTGGATATCCCGGTCAGCACCACCAGCCGACTGGGACATCTCCAGCCCCGCGGGGAATGTATCCAAATGTGCCTCCTTACTACTGA
- the LOC116215488 gene encoding uncharacterized protein LOC116215488 isoform X1, with translation MDLHSLTAIGRSWVRKVEGVFQEVDNIMKQNKSNHNAKLEEQATSEMVKNLSTEFTQEARFPESFSRSDDQLFDRDETAGTSSISDVEEKPIHAANSPANVEGNSNHTTTSLADDEDRSDEVNNSEACYVNTTGRNNFEQSEVELTVPEKDNSEIESSGPDAVNQLDDLAPADRSERQLEKICEFDTLVRENSQDGEVAGKSQLVTPNPEHPIEGTISGTCQGINGDSTMIVGANAMNAMVSAAFDLKSIPSSAERSSDSSGCLEFLNDDYGTARGQEAGITLASSVNGMEALSILSHDETDHAILSEQSSLTCSEEKSLKLGFERLSNPLLAESASDSSALDKSFSRKISPDILFHAEECDPDSSSLLPYSLSSTTDNSGYDHFSLDMETIDLTDEVEELEGDGDIINSKELYALSLRVQNLRSFKKKLRDAFIPKKRIAKEYEHLGIWYGDIDIKLVKETGLIPSTSAAPILSDSKSLQKHELTESEWVLL, from the exons ATGGATCTGCATAGCTTGACTGCTATAGGGAGGAGCTGGGTGAGGAAGGTTGAAGGTGTGTTCCAAGAGGTGGATAATATCATGAAACAG AATAAATCAAATCACAATGCAAAGCTAGAAGAGCAAGCTACGAGTGAGATGGTGAAAAATTTAAGCACTGAATTCACTCAAGAAGCGCGTTTTCCCGAAAGTTTCTCAAGATCCGATGATCAGTTATTTGATAGAGATGAGACTGCTGGAACTAGTAGCATTTCTGATGTTGAAGAGAAGCCTATTCACGCTGCGAACTCACCTGCGAATGTTGAGGGGAATTCAAATCATACCACTACTTCATTGGCCGATGATGAAGACAGATCTGATGAGGTTAATAACTCAGAAGCGTGTTATGTCAACACAACTGGACGAAACAATTTTGAGCAATCAGAGGTCGAGCTGACTGTCCCTGAGAAGGACAATTCCGAAATAGAATCTAGCGGACCTGATGCAGTGAATCAATTGGATGATCTAGCTCCTGCAGATAGAAGTGAGCGTCAATTGGAAAAGATATGCGAGTTCGACACCTTGGTTCGGGAGAACAGTCAAGATGGAGAAGTAGCTGGTAAATCTCAACTTGTCACTCCCAATCCTGAGCATCCAATTGAAGGGACCATATCTGGAACATGTCAGGGAATCAATGGAGACTCGACTATGATTGTTGGTGCAAATGCCATGAATGCGATGGTGTCTGCTGCCTTTGACTTGAAATCGATCCCTTCCAGTGCAGAGAGATCATCTGATTCATCTGGATGCCTTGAGTTTCTCAATGATGATTATGGAACTGCACGTGGGCAAGAGGCCGGAATTACTCTGGCAAGCTCAGTTAATGGAATGGAAGCACTTTCTATACTCTCCCATGATGAAACTGACCATGCAATTCTCTCTGAACAGTCATCATTGACATGTTCTGAGGAGAAGAGTTTGAAATTGGGATTTGAAAGGTTGAGTAATCCTCTGCTGGCGGAATCGGCCAGCGATTCTAGTGCATTGGACAAAAGCTTCTCTAGAAAAATCAGTCCTGATATCTTATTTCATGCTGAGGAGTGTGATCCTGACAGTTCATCTCTGCTCCCATATTCTCTGTCCAGCACAACTG ACAATTCAGGCTATGATCACTTCAGCCTTGACATGGAAACGATTGATTTGACTGATGAGGTGGAGGAGCTCGAGGGGGATGGTGACATTATCAACAGTAAGGAACTATATGCTCTGTCTCTAAGAGTCCAAAATCTTCGATCATTCAAG AAAAAACTGCGGGATGCATTCATTCCAAAGAAGAGAATAGCAAAGGAGTATGAGCATCTGGGGATCTGGTACGGGGATATCGATATCAAGCTAGTCAAAGAAACCGGACTAATCCCTTCTACATCAGCAGCTCCTATCCTTTCAGACTCAAAGAGTTTACAAAAACACGAGCTAACCGAGTCTGAATGGGTTCTATTGTAA
- the LOC116214154 gene encoding multiple organellar RNA editing factor 8, chloroplastic/mitochondrial, which translates to MATRSLLSRLVSRSLSSLSFPAVAPPRSQPTLSLVLLHRLRPLSAASAEFRLCCTASFAARSFSTRATSSSLNDPSPNWSNRPPKETILLDGCDFEHWLVVMEKPSGEPTRDEIIDSYIKTLAKVIGSEEEARMKIYSVSTRHYFAFGALVSEEDSYKLKELEGVRWVLPDSYLDVKNKDYGGEPFINGQAVPYDPKYHEEWVRNNARANERNRRNDRPRNFDRSRNFERRRENMQNNSNPQYGAPPNQGGAPFPPNNASSGMPPNPGTQGGPPNLNYQGGPPNQGYQGGAPNQGYQGGPPNQGYQGGPPNQGYQGGPPNQGYQGGPPNQGYQGGPPNQGYRSGPPNQGYSGGPPNQGYSGGPPNQGYSGGPPNQGYQAGPPNQGYQAGPPNPNYQGGNMPSRNMGGPSPPNQGWNSNPQPNFQEQGFTPSRDPGTVPASN; encoded by the exons ATGGCGACTCGCTCCCTCCTCTCGAGGCTCGTCTCCCGATCCCTCTCCTCCCTGTCCTTCCCCGCTGTGGCTCCTCCGCGTTCTCAGCCTACCCTGTCCCTTGTCCTTCTCCACCGCCTCCGACCTCTGTCTGCTGCTTCGGCCGAGTTCCGCCTCTGCTGCACTGCTTCCTTCGCTGCTCGGAGCTTCTCGACGCGGGCGACGTCTTCCTCGCTCAACGATCCCAGCCCTAACTGGTCGAATCGGCCCCCGAAGGAGACCATACTGCTCGATGGCTGCGATTTCGAGCACTGGCTCGTCGTCATGGAAAAGCCCTCTGGTGAACCCACCAGGGATGAAATCATCGATAGTTATATCAAAACCCTGGCCAAGGTTATTGGAAG TGAGGAAGAAGCTCGGATGAAGATCTACTCGGTCTCTACTAGACACTACTTTGCATTTGGAGCTTTAGTATCTGAGGAAGACTCATACAAACTCAAGG AACTTGAAGGAGTACGCTGGGTTCTTCCTGATTCATACTTGGATGTGAAGAACAAGGATTATGGAG GGGAACCCTTCATCAATGGGCAAGCTGTTCCCTATGATCCCAAGTACCATGAGGAATGGGTAAGGAACAACGCCCGGGCCAACGAGAGAAACAGGCGCAACGATAGGCCTCGTAACTTTGACAGATCGAGGAACTTTGAGAGGAGAAGGGAGAACATGCAGAACAACAGCAATCCCCAGTATGGAGCTCCGCCTAATCAAGGAGGTGCACCCttcccaccaaacaatgcaAGCAGTGGGATGCCACCAAACCCTGGCACCCAAGGCGGACCTCCAAACTTGAACTATCAGGGCGGGCCACCGAACCAGGGCTATCAGGGCGGGGCCCCGAACCAGGGGTATCAGGGCGGGCCCCCGAACCAGGGGTATCAGGGCGGGCCACCGAACCAGGGGTATCAGGGGGGTCCTCCGAACCAGGGATATCAGGGTGGTCCCCCGAACCAGGGGTATCAGGGTGGTCCCCCGAACCAGGGGTATCGGTCTGGCCCTCCGAACCAGGGCTATTCAGGTGGGCCACCAAACCAGGGCTATTCAGGTGGGCCACCAAACCAGGGCTATTCAGGTGGGCCACCAAACCAGGGCTATCAGGCTGGGCCACCAAACCAGGGCTATCAGGCTGGGCCCCCAAACCCGAATTATCAGGGCGGAAATATGCCTTCTCGAAACATGGGAGGACCATCGCCTCCAAACCAAGGTTGGAACAGTAATCCTCAGCCAAACTTCCAGGAGCAGGGATTCACTCCGAGCAGGGATCCAGGAACTGTGCCAGCTTCAAACTAG
- the LOC116215488 gene encoding uncharacterized protein LOC116215488 isoform X2, with protein sequence MDLHSLTAIGRSWVRKVEGVFQEVDNIMKQNKSNHNAKLEEQATSEMVKNLSTEFTQEARFPESFSRSDDQLFDRDETAGTSSISDVEEKPIHAANSPANVEGNSNHTTTSLADDEDRSDEVNNSEACYVNTTGRNNFEQSEVELTVPEKDNSEIESSGPDAVNQLDDLAPADRSERQLEKICEFDTLVRENSQDGEVAGKSQLVTPNPEHPIEGTISGTCQGINGDSTMIVGANAMNAMVSAAFDLKSIPSSAERSSDSSGCLEFLNDDYGTARGQEAGITLASSVNGMEALSILSHDETDHAILSEQSSLTCSEEKSLKLGFERLSNPLLAESASDSSALDKSFSRKISPDILFHAEECDPDSSSLLPYSLSSTTGYDHFSLDMETIDLTDEVEELEGDGDIINSKELYALSLRVQNLRSFKKKLRDAFIPKKRIAKEYEHLGIWYGDIDIKLVKETGLIPSTSAAPILSDSKSLQKHELTESEWVLL encoded by the exons ATGGATCTGCATAGCTTGACTGCTATAGGGAGGAGCTGGGTGAGGAAGGTTGAAGGTGTGTTCCAAGAGGTGGATAATATCATGAAACAG AATAAATCAAATCACAATGCAAAGCTAGAAGAGCAAGCTACGAGTGAGATGGTGAAAAATTTAAGCACTGAATTCACTCAAGAAGCGCGTTTTCCCGAAAGTTTCTCAAGATCCGATGATCAGTTATTTGATAGAGATGAGACTGCTGGAACTAGTAGCATTTCTGATGTTGAAGAGAAGCCTATTCACGCTGCGAACTCACCTGCGAATGTTGAGGGGAATTCAAATCATACCACTACTTCATTGGCCGATGATGAAGACAGATCTGATGAGGTTAATAACTCAGAAGCGTGTTATGTCAACACAACTGGACGAAACAATTTTGAGCAATCAGAGGTCGAGCTGACTGTCCCTGAGAAGGACAATTCCGAAATAGAATCTAGCGGACCTGATGCAGTGAATCAATTGGATGATCTAGCTCCTGCAGATAGAAGTGAGCGTCAATTGGAAAAGATATGCGAGTTCGACACCTTGGTTCGGGAGAACAGTCAAGATGGAGAAGTAGCTGGTAAATCTCAACTTGTCACTCCCAATCCTGAGCATCCAATTGAAGGGACCATATCTGGAACATGTCAGGGAATCAATGGAGACTCGACTATGATTGTTGGTGCAAATGCCATGAATGCGATGGTGTCTGCTGCCTTTGACTTGAAATCGATCCCTTCCAGTGCAGAGAGATCATCTGATTCATCTGGATGCCTTGAGTTTCTCAATGATGATTATGGAACTGCACGTGGGCAAGAGGCCGGAATTACTCTGGCAAGCTCAGTTAATGGAATGGAAGCACTTTCTATACTCTCCCATGATGAAACTGACCATGCAATTCTCTCTGAACAGTCATCATTGACATGTTCTGAGGAGAAGAGTTTGAAATTGGGATTTGAAAGGTTGAGTAATCCTCTGCTGGCGGAATCGGCCAGCGATTCTAGTGCATTGGACAAAAGCTTCTCTAGAAAAATCAGTCCTGATATCTTATTTCATGCTGAGGAGTGTGATCCTGACAGTTCATCTCTGCTCCCATATTCTCTGTCCAGCACAACTG GCTATGATCACTTCAGCCTTGACATGGAAACGATTGATTTGACTGATGAGGTGGAGGAGCTCGAGGGGGATGGTGACATTATCAACAGTAAGGAACTATATGCTCTGTCTCTAAGAGTCCAAAATCTTCGATCATTCAAG AAAAAACTGCGGGATGCATTCATTCCAAAGAAGAGAATAGCAAAGGAGTATGAGCATCTGGGGATCTGGTACGGGGATATCGATATCAAGCTAGTCAAAGAAACCGGACTAATCCCTTCTACATCAGCAGCTCCTATCCTTTCAGACTCAAAGAGTTTACAAAAACACGAGCTAACCGAGTCTGAATGGGTTCTATTGTAA
- the LOC116215490 gene encoding protein trichome birefringence-like 31: MKPRPSPDRQIQALFPFALGSILVLGGVRLVLDNLRSRHGNVNGIFDRRMGPRMFVPEGDRIKDECNVFEGRWIWDNVSYPLYREESCPYLVKQVTCLKNGRPDSYYQNWRWQPSGCNLPRFHPLMMLEMLRGKRIMFVGDSLQRAQFDSLVCLLQSAIPQGRKSLKRIPPRKIFKIEDYDISIEYYWAPFIVESISDNATNHTVRKRMVRLDSVASHTKYWNGVDVLVFESYVWWMYKPVINASYGTPFIVREYNVTTAYRLALETWANWLEANINPQTQKVFFMSMSPTHLWSWEWKPGSNENCFSESHPIEGPYWGTGSNLEIMGILHDVLKGLKINVTLLNITQLSEYRKDAHTSVFTERKGKLLTKEQKADPKRFADCIHWCLPGVPDAWNEILYAYLLKDYQNK, from the exons ATGAAGCCGAGGCCCTCGCCTGATCGCCAGATACAGGCCTTGTTCCCATTCGCCCTGGGCTCTATCCTGGTCCTCGGAGGTGTAAGGCTTGTCCTGGACAACCTCAGGAGTCGCCATGGGAATGTCAACGGGATCTTTGACAGGCGGATGGGGCCGAGGATGTTTGTGCCCGAGGGAGACAGGATCAAGGACGAGTGCAATGTGTTCGAAGGCAGATGGATCTGGGACAATGTGAGTTATCCTCTTTACAGGGAAGAGAGCTGCCCTTACTTGGTCAAGCAGGTGACCTGCCTCAAGAATGGCAGGCCTGATTCCTACTACCAAAATTGGAGGTGGCAGCCCAGCGGATGCAACCTGCCAAG GTTCCATCCACTGATGATGTTGGAGATGTTACGGGGAAAGAGAATAATGTTCGTCGGAGACTCACTTCAGAGAGCCCAATTTGACTCTTTGGTCTGTCTACTGCAATCTGCCATCCCTCAAGGAAGGAAGTCCCTAAAGAGAATCCCTCcaagaaaaattttcaaaattgag GATTACGACATTTCGATCGAGTACTACTGGGCCCCATTTATCGTAGAATCGATCTCGGACAACGCCACAAACCACACCGTCCGCAAGAGGATGGTGAGACTCGACTCTGTGGCTAGCCACACTAAGTACTGGAATGGAGTTGATGTTCTTGTGTTCGAGAGCTACGTCTGGTGGATGTACAAGCCTGTGATCAATGCCAG TTATGGAACTCCATTCATTGTCAGAGAGTATAATGTGACAACAGCCTACAGATTGGCTCTAGAAACATGGGCAAATTGGTTAGAAGCCAACATCAACCCTCAGACACAGAAGGTCTTCTTCATGAGCATGTCTCCAACGCATCTCTG GAGTTGGGAATGGAAGCCTGGAAGCAATGAGAACTGCTTCAGTGAGTCGCACCCGATCGAAGGCCCTTATTGGGGCACGGGATCTAACCTAGAGATCATGGGAATACTGCACGATGTCTTGAAAGGACTGAAGATCAACGTGACTCTGTTGAACATTACTCAACTCTCAGAGTACAGGAAAGACGCTCACACATCTGTATTCACAGAACGCAAGGGAAAGCTATTGACAAAGGAACAGAAGGCAGACCCGAAAAGATTTGCAGATTGCATCCACTGGTGTTTACCTGGAGTCCCAGATGCTTGGAATGAAATTTTGTACGCATATCTGTTGAAGGACTACCAAAATAAGTGA